GCAATGGGGAAGCGAGCGCAAGTAGGTGTAGGAGACAAGTGGAATGATTAACGCGCAGCTGTTAGAGAGAGAGGATGGATTTCAATACTCACTGTAGACGGCTAAATaatagacagcttcgagaagaccgcatcgtagattactgcgatgcaggctactttgctgtctaaacaagatggcggctcagcgaatcgctcagatagatcagatctcgccggaatggttgTCTGCACACAAGCATACGCTTCTCCAGCAACTAAATGTAAGTAAAGTTTAATTTTTTTAGAATTCAATActaaataagccagaaaataaaACTGTTAAGTTTGTTTAtattagctttttttcttctcgtcATGAGATGGCGCATCGTCAcgtaaaagccgtccagaagtgttccaatcctcggacagcatgggcttggtgctgtcttgtaagcagtctgcgtagactgtctacgtgctgtctaagaactGGAACACAGCTAGAAAAAAAGTAGAGTTGTGCATGGTTAGTGTGAGTGTGAACCACGTGGTGTTTGTATCATACACCGTGGTGCGAACTACGGACGCGTGACATAAGCCCGAGCCAGAGATGCTCCGCATCCAAAAGACGCACACATTTCCTttttgcgtctcattatttaacCAGCGTTTGCTATCTATTCAAGCAACCATTTGCACAATATATGAATGCCATGTGATATAATTTTAGGCATGTGACGTGCCCATGTTGGTGAAGTCAGAGCGCAGTCGTCTACCTGGAGGACTGACGTCACAGCACTACGTCTACGCTATGTCTACGCCATACGTCTATGCCTACGTCTACATCTACGGCCCTCATTTTTCTGGAGGCGCTCCCGCGAAAGGAAGGATAAGCAGCGTTCATCTTAAAATTTATCGCTTCCAAGGCCCGTAGCGTTGCAAactttggcagacgtgatcgtgcACGCCCCATGTATGCGTTGTGCTCGTCAGCTCAAAATCATCAAACCCGGTGAGGGGCCCTTTTTAAGATAAGATAACCGCGAAAGTATGACAGAACACACGAAATTTGATTTAAATATATTTGCAGTTTTGCGCCACAAAACAAACAAGCGGACCACTGATGCGACACAGGATTCTGCATAATGCAGCCCATTTGTGCTTACTTCTATGAGTTTATTTTCCCAAAACACAGAGAAGTCATTGCAGCATTCAAAATAAGAAATTGAAAAATAAACACGTTCTCCAACTGCTTTCAATAGGTTCCAATAGAGTCATTGTTTAACTAACTGAAAAAACGAAACCACCCGTTCAGTAGCGCCACTAATACTAACCACGCAGTTCAAAACGAAAGTGATGTTAAAgtattttgtttttcattttactACAACAGTCAGCAAGGACATCCAGCGAAAGTGCAGAAAATTTGacagataaaataaaaaaacgaagtcTTATTTAGTTAACGCGCGAATTACCCTGCGTTTAGTTTCTAAAATGTCACGTTCGCGAAGGTTAACGGAAAAAGAATCGCCATTAGCATCTTGCTCGTTGCAGCAAAGGTTGGAAGTCCCCGTGCGCATGAACCATGTCTGGTGTCAGTGAAGCGTTAAGTAAGTTGagcttcagcagcagcagcagcagctccgATGATTCCAGCCCAAGCGCCTTGTCCATAGGCGACAGGGTCTGCGAAATCCGCGATGTTTGGGCCTCCAACCTCGTGGAAGAGTTCTACACCATCAGGCGCCTGGTACAAAAATACAAGTACATCGCAATGGATACCGAGTTCCCTGGCGTCGTAACGCAGCCCGTTGGAACATTCCGAAGCCTCACCGACTATCAATACCAAATGATGCGTTGCAATGTGGACTTGCTCAAGATTATCCAGCTGGGAATCACCTTTTTTGACGAGCATGGTAACAAGCCAGAAGACATCTCTACCTGGCAGTTCAACTTCAAGTTTTGCTTGTCGAAAGACAGGTTCGCACAAGACTCCATCGACCTCCTGGTCAAGTCCGGTATAAAGTTTCGCAGGCATGAAGTGGAAGGCATCGAGCCGTATGAGTTTGCCCAGTTAATGATGGTTTCAGGACTCGTTTTATTAGACGATGTTAAGTGGCTCACTTTTCACAGTGGCTACGACTTCGGCTACCTGTTGGAGATGCTTACCGGTGAAAACCTGCCCGTGTCTGAGACAGAATTTTTTGAGGTACTAAAACTTTATTTTCCATGCATTTACGACGTAAAGTACCTGATGAAGAGTTGCGGAAACCTCAGAGGAGGCCTGCAGGAAGTGGCTGAGCAGCTCCAGATCGAAAGGGTTGGATTACAACACCAAGCGGGAAGCGACAGCTTGCTTACCGGGGCGACCTTTTTCAAGATCCGAAAAGTGTTTTTCCAGGAGAAGCTGGACGACGCAAAGTTCTGCGGTGTCTTGTACGGTCTGGGCGCGTCTTACGGCACGTATGGCGACCAAACGTTCGAAGTTCACGCAAGCGCAAACCATATTGCTCAGATGCTATCGAGGTCCCCCTTGGCCGTCTATTCGACACCGGTCTCCAGGAACGCCGTGAACTGAACGCTTATGGAGTCTTGCCGCAAGTGGACTCATGTTTTACAAACATTTGCGTTCTCATTTTGCACTGACACATTTTGCATTGCTACATGTTCCTTCAGCTGACTTGTATATATGTCATATTTTTCAGAACTTCTCCATATTGTTTTGTACGTTGTATGTCGTGCCACTGCCATTATACATATCGCGTTTTTTTTGATCCGTAGTTTTCTATTCGAGTTTGAACGCTAAAAACACTTAGCGGATATTCGAGTGATCGTAAGTGCATGCATTTCATTGATCTTCAGCTTCAAGCTGCAATATGCCTTTATCTGCCTATATAACTTTCGTAATAAAGTATAACTGTCACAGCGGGGTAGCTCtcggactttttttttcattttgtcatAAGCAGAGAGAGGGAGCGCTAGCACCGTGATCCTTCAATGTGAGGAAGCGTTAACGATCCTTGTGTGCAGAGTGTATATATATCTTAGTGCAAAACTTTGTTACAGAAGATGTCATCCATTACATCTGTAGTGTCTGCAagattaaagggccactcaccagaccccataccgaattttagttagacagtggaggttgttgggtgtccgatgaggaacactttgccacaaaaatttttcgaatcaactcatcacgagcggagaaaacaggtttttttgaAGCGGTGTGAAACAAAGATGacaggaggcgagctcgaaacccttgccgctcctccgcgtagccttcgcatgCCAAATCTCTTACCCATCCTCTCCAGCATCCAACCATGAGGTGACGTGTGCATGACGTGCACGAAAAATTTTAACCTCCGGGCATCGAGCAGCGTTACTTTGTTGGCcggcgttattttgtggtcttctgcctgtttctgcgggatggtttggaaacgctggcttagacgcggtagagtagatgagcacaatgagtgcgggaatgcgtaggagcgttccacggtggtcgtctgctcagtgcgctgaccgcggggacacgaacgcatgcgaaacgctggcacattagccccgcatctcgagGCGTTTTacggagaaaaatgaaaaaaaaggcgcacaattttttattgcgtctcattatttatttcaagttttattaatcttttaaagcaacaaatacataatcTACGCATCTTATTAGATGCGGAtaatctaatactcgaggcttgtagtgcggcgccgtccgcaagcttcctcctccttcttccaccatctgtgcatcccttcctcctctacacaacgtgcgcgcttcactcctccaccatctgtgcacccttcctcctctacacaccgcgtgcgcttctcctcttcacgaacattcgctagctgtataatgtagcgcgcatgcgccgtcacgcttcgagaacatcggcagctgacgcgcgcgcatgcgccgtcgcgcttcgagaacatcggcagctgacgcgcgtgcatgcgccgtcgcgcttctcccccttctcgaacattcgacagctgacagtgcatgcgccgtcgcgctgtatatatactcaaggtcggtgctcgctcgctcagttgccgctcgtcggttggtttgtacggcgcgtcgacgtccgaggtcgcaatgatcgacgtcccttcgaccagcgccggccaaagtgttggcggaaccgcaaccaagtcgtcgtccgaagacaaggcagcgcggagaagagctcgcgacgccgaacgtaaacgtcggcgtcgagcggaagattctcaacttagagaacgtgaagccgctgagagacgtgagcgtcgagcagcagcaccggattcggccgctttgaaacgtaagcgtcgacaagaggacccggactttcgaaaacgggaagccgagtgcaagcgtcggcgacgagaggccaacccgatgctgcccgcgagcgcaagcgcgccaaggtagcggcgtggcgcgccaagcagtatgccacgcccaaagctcgcttcaagcgcgacttcctcgaccgaagcttcggccacacctgcaaggtgtgtgatcgtctttggttcgataacaacttaactcgaatcggcaacattcagaacaactccaaagcgttgtcggttgcttgcgatacgtttggaaagggcaccgactatgccgactacgtcgtgtgtgctacgtgcaagcagtcgttgattgccggtcgagttccctcggctagcgtgagttacggcTACCGCTACCCGCCCCGACCCGAACATCTACCCGAGTTGAACGCGGTTGAAGAACCACTCATCGCTCCTCGACTCCCGTTCATGAGTATACGACGCTTGACTCACGGCAACGGACAGTACGGAATCAAGGGTCAGATCGTGAACGTTCCCATCCAAGTTCCCACTGTCGTTAGGTGCTTGCCTCGCAACATCCCCGACGACGCGGCCATGGACGTTCACATCAAACGAAAATTGGTGAGCAAGTCGACGTATAAGCACGGTTTGGTCAAGCGCAGCAACATGCACGCTTGGCTCAAACACTTGGAAAACACTCCGCTGTACAAACACCTCAACGTTCACATAGACTGGAGCCGACTCGAACGTTTCGACGATGACGATGCAGTAGGCACCTATGACGACGACGAAATCGAAGCTCTTCCCGAAATCATCGACTTGGACGACCCCATGCAGGCTGCCTTTGCCCTGAATGCCGTCAGCCGTACGTTGGTGTACGACGACATGGGAGTTGGCGGTGCTGAAGGAGAAGCGGCGGACGAAATGGTGGTGAGCGATGAAGACGCTAGCAAACTCGTGGACAACACGTACAGCTTGCACGTCGCCCCGGGTGAAAACAAGGTTCCCATCGCTCTTTTctttcactcatttaacaccccatttcacaaccacgttaaccaatttagccaccGACCCAAGTAAgccgcactttaacaccccgttaaccaattatatgctccacatcctcctcagtgttcccccgagggaagctgcgggcatttttttaaAATGATTTTTGCCATGttacgtggtatactgttgagaacgtcagagcagagtcgtctacgttgAGGACCAACGTTATTGCATTGCCGTGTACATtgggccattcatacgcccacGTCACGCCTCTATTGTGTCGCCGGCAGAGAGGAGGGGGAGCTGCGTTCATCTTGATATTTGActcatttccgcggcgcgtagcgttgcaaagtttggcagacgtgatcacgaACGcatcatctacgcattgcgcttgtccgctcaaaattgtcaaacctggtgagtggccctttaaggcatAATCCTCAGCGTCAGCACGAACCTCGCTTGAGGAGAGGGAGAAGGGGGGGGCGTTCCCGAGTGAGCCACTAGATGGCGCAGCACGAAGCAGAATTACAGTCGCCGTGTATTAACAAATCTTCTCGTTCAGCGTGTTGCTAACTCTTTATATTGTCGGTACTTTAAAGCTTTTTGGCATCCCTAGAAACGATCTTATATTTACACAAACGCTACCACTCAGAAATTTGATGTGGCGTGCGTTTCTTGAGTGGTAGCGTGCTTTATTGAGATGATAGCCTGCGTGAATAAGTGAGCGTTTCTAGCAACACCAAGTTGCGCTAAGTTACCTACAATATGTATATGTACTTTTTAGGTAAGCAGAGTTTGACCGCTTTCCACGTGCCACTCTTTCGAAGTTGCGCAAGTGCAGTCACGCGGAATAGCGAGCTGCGGTGAAGCCAACTTGTCGATCGTTCGTTCCTGAACATGGCATGTCTGAGATTGCGTGCACGCCTATTCCGATTTGAAGAAAAAACGTACAGTCGACCGCACAAGTTTACGGACCACGCGCATGCATGGCCGAGTGCCTCTTTGCGACACATCCGCTACGTCAGCGGTGGTCGACAGCACCGCAGTGCCTTGAAAGCATCCCTCCCCTAATTGATGGCCTGTCTTCTTTGTGATTGTGTACAAATATTTTTCGCCTTTCGCTTTTCAACGCGACACACTTTTGACATCTGCTTCTACGAGCTTATTACTGGAAAGCAGTCTATAAACATAACTGTTATGAGATTTATGACAAAGTGCCACCTAGCCAACGGAACGCCGTTCGAGGCACGCCGCGATAGTTTCAATCCTTCTGTGAAAACAGCGATGTGATGGCAATACTGCACATGAGCGCTTCGAGGGAGAAGCACGAACTAAAAATGCGCTACGTGGCAGTATCTGAAAGGCCAGTGAATAAGAAGACGACCTGTGTCCAGCCCAGAACTGCGGTCGACGGTAGATAGCGCACCGCTAGTGGCGTGGACAGGCAGTTTGGTACGCGCTCGCGTGGTCCACAAACTTTTGTGGTCGACTGTACTTCGAATAAGGATTCAGGAGCCCTTCCGTTTTTGGGAAACACGGAGGACCTTCAAGCTTCACTTCTAGTGAGTTGAAcgcgatatcctgttcctagtgcgttcTCTATGCATGTACTGCATAAAATCTTCGCGAACTTGCTGTACAGGCACTACGTGGCCTTGGTGGAATGGGCGCAGTAAAGGGTGTGCTTTTTAGAGTGAGTGACCGGTATTAAACCATGAAGTCTTGATAATCATATGTTGAGACGCCTGATGGCAATGTACACTTCTATCACGCATTATAACTGCAATATTAACGCGATAGTGCTAAAGAGTTTGTTTCGCAGAAGTTTTGCCGTCGATGTCAGTGTCGGCGTCGTGATTTGTGAGAGAAAAATCAACTTACGCATGACCGAAAAACCGAGAAGTATGCAAATAAAACACATGAATATAAAATCTTGGTTCAGAGTGGGGACCAAAATAAAATCATTGGGTCCGAGTGgcgatcgaacccgggtcgttcgcGTGGCATGTGCatgctctaccacacagccactTGTCTGCTTGCGAATACAGGGAGAAGGATTTCCTCTGCTTGCAAATGCAGAGAAAGTAGGTTTCACGCCTTGCAAACACACGCGTCCATgattcacaatgcaacataaaacATTGCAGTAAAAATGCGCGGTAGAAGCACCCATTGCCAGCGTGCCTCATGACTTGGGATTTCTGTGATAGCTTCGTGGCTTAAGTAAGgacacccattacaaaaggcacacacgttactgcgcctattctctaAAGGCCATGTAATAGGTACATAGAAAGCCGAAAAtctttcatgcactaagtgtttgaagtacgcgtTAGGAACAGACTATAGCTACCACGTTCAACTCCTGAAGGCGAACTCTTAAGGTGTCGTAACTTTTTAAattttgtattgtgaagcatacATACAGGGCGCGTttatttgtgaagcatgaaagttactttccctgcatttccaagcagaggaaataTATTCACGCTATTCTTAAGCAGACGCGTTGCTGTGTGGTAGAAGACTCGCCTGCCCCGCGAAGGACTCGAGTTAGATCGTCGCTCACACCCAGAATCTTTATATGCGGATCATCCTATGGTCAAGCTCAATTCGGTGTGCGGTGTGAACACCTTTACTGTGCTTGTGGGTGCTCTCCCCTGTCTTTCCTCTCCTACGCtagaccgcccccccccccttctcacgCCTCGCAGTGCCGACGCAGGCGGCGTCTGCTGGCCTATATACGCTCGCTCGCCCCTCTCTTTCCTCTAAGCATCCCTCCCCGTGGCGTTCACACACCTTTTGCGCATgcaccatagagaaagaagaagacaagagcggacactccgcgaaacctggcctcaggaagtgcgtcacgactacgtaacgaactagtgctctcaccaaacgtcagagggcgcaagcgcaaaaaaaacagttataatcaatgcaacaaaattgtttttacaaaataataattatacgcccaaatttggtatgttctttatacataaaaaacaatttATTAAACACACCTCACGCGATTATTCTTCTTCAGCCgtaccatagagaaagaagaagacaagagaggacactccgcgaaacctggcctcaggaagtgcgtcacgactacgtaacaaactagtgctctcaccaaacgtcagagggcgcaagcgcaaaaaaaaaacagttataatcaatgcaacaaaattgtttttacaaaataataattatacgcccaaatttggtatgttctttatacataaaaaacaatttATTAAACACACCTCACGCGATTATTCTTCTTCAGCCgtaccatagagaaagaagaagacaagagcggacactccgcgaaacctggcctcaggaagtgcgtcacgactacgtaacaaactagtgctctcaccaaacgtcagagggcgcaagcgcaaaaaaaaacagttataatcaatgcaacaaaattgtttttacaaaataataattatacgcccaaatttggtatgttctttatacataaaaaacaatttATTAAACACACCTCACGCGATTATTCTTCTTCAGCCgtaccatagagaaagaagaagacaagagaggacactccgcgaaacctggcctcaggaagtgcgtcacgattacgtaatcaactagtgctctcatcaaacgtcagagggcgcaagcgcaaaaacaaaaatgttataatcaatgcaacagaattgttttcaaaAAATAACTATACGCCCAAACTAGgcatgttctttatacataaaaacaatttattcaacacaccttacgcgattatttttcttcagccgtactgtcataaacaccatccacccagcgacaagcccatgcatgactgacagcgagaagctttcgtcgctttcgtcaacgtcggctgcgtcggcgttttcaagcgtgagataacaggtgaggcacgttttcaagcgaagcttgttgaatgacatgttgttggtcctgttgggtcattttttcagaaaacggttacacttgcgcgaataagacaccatgcaacaaacatagaaatatgcacacacacacgttgcgcttcgagtgtgcgagtttgtttcttacgtggcgtctcattcacgcagttgtaacctttttctgtagCTTGTGgggacggggaggttcgctaaaaagaaagttggcggctctatgcggcggctagacgggaacattttgcaacgtatgcagtatagcaaaggcggcacggcgtcaagccgaggcgacgcgtgctgcgtctgccacggacgcgagcatctgtacctttcatcagtgaaagctggcactgttgataattccaaaaatcacaaattacttgtttccttgttggtgccttctcttttcttccacgttctaccaatttatgcgtttgaaagagttgtttacgtttccccatgctacaagctttgtaacttgtaccaactgcacatatatgcaggttctctgagcgtcgcttcaaatagtgactgtgacatgactgcagaagctgcactgcaaggtgcggatgagcttcattttgtgttattttaagcctcttactgacacattgtcgtaatttcatttcttcaggagctgcggtagaggctttaaaaagcggctcccacacattgaggtgccccgataaacagggtgcgttcagtgtcgcgatttcttttttttttacccaaattgactgttgaccaaacctctgcaggtggcagctcccttgtagctggtgaaagaatttctgctgacttcgtcttgccggagaaaaccttaaccagtcgttcagctgtcacaaaaggaacttgtgtgaccggtaagttgtatgttcacttcaacaccagagtggattgatattgagacttccgcaggccgctcgcaagattgttccggcagcactgtccgaggcactgaacaagcttcacaagaccctccagaagatgtctccgccaacagctccacgtctgagtgccctagagaaaatggtgactatgcttttattgcagctgtttttaatgtgctattttatgttaaggacattctgaggaaactatcctcaaaaggacactacgtgtgcacttacaaaatgtaagggtgggctctcagtgattttcattttttttgtgcattgtcaacattgtgaatggtttgtttttaggtagtggaatcgaaaactttgcaccacagaaagttgtgcaccttgggtctgaaagagcgaggaaagtgctcgtatgggattagttgttcttcgcttttacattcatttttttgtttattgcagtgcgttcctgtgtgccagcgacaatgtctccatcaatgaagtacaagcaaaccattaaacatctgcaagccaaagtagcagcacagcggaaaactatcaaaagactgcggagacagcctcaccaaactaaccactcattcattgcatacattgttttggttacccgctatgaggagtagggacgctgtgtattcgctcgaagtgatttgcataacctcaagaagaatgttgggtatcctgtctattttcgtagcaaatgcgggcgaactgtacactttactgtgggttgcttggtcactgtgtatgctttatctctccagctcaaataatatatcgataacaaaacctcTTGtggaaatgtcttcgagcgggtaaggaacacagtatgaagtgggcacggttcacgttatcacgcttctcgtattttagcttctcatcaacctcctcatctcacccatcaaaattttcaaaagaatacccaaacttgtagcgtttgatggggctgcggacgctgccattttatttttatatagcttgtgagtgataacgtacgatgtagagcctttgtgaaaaataatgagccaaagtggtttccttctgctatttattagccctgtaataccgctctcgtaacaccaattaaggtccacaattctggataagtgatgactacaatctattttagctcgcaagcatcacaacaacacccagacgcaaatcacttgggatcttaagtttttgatgataagaagagccacaagacctgccagtgttgtagcataaagtttgtctttcacgtagtgagcaagctgcaaagccctacctttctgaggacaagcaggcatcaagtctgctttttttttattttgggctagctgttcttaagcacagccagcacactgcagctttgcctttctgctatattgtgtcgtgtggtttctgtgcactctttttttctatgcattattttggttaaccacaggcgtgattcgcgacttcattgctgtgtatatgtcacttcttccttcttccttcttcttcagcattgtgcgctgtgtttttgccatagatccttacttacccacgggcccggtgtggcatacttcaccagcttctcggcttctgccaactctagcgatgtgtgcgttgtctgtgtcctctctgtatttgttacaatatttgttacaatttatttgtaaggcgacatgcatttgttgtctacctttgtcatattgtgctttttatattctcagactctaccttgcctttgaataaatcattgcggatactctgtctctttgactgatatatacattgatcacttgttccaaaagaacaagtgatcaacaagtgaacaaaagaacaagaacaagcgcgatgaataacatcgtagtgaattatcactacctgcatctctctttattataacttaatcgaaatataaaaataaaaattcaaaatttgcgccagtgaaaccgaaacaggaagcgcatgccacttgctctcaccaaccaccaggtgtgctggggtcgattgggccgctggggtccacgggagtgtccactcttcacctttctTTATTTGTCTATGCATGCACCCCCTCCCAGTCCTTTTCTACACATTGCCTTTTTATCAcctcgcaatgccgacgcaggcagcgtttgCGAATCTGCGCTCTCTCCCCGTCTTTCTCCTCTAGGCATCTTTCCATGCGGCGTTTACACCAACTACGCACGCGCCCCATTTACATTTCTACCGTCCCTCCACTCTCACCTCACAATGCCTACGCTGGCAGCGTCCTAGTTCTCTTGGAACAGAGACAAATCGCTTGCATTCTACCACCAGGGAATGtacgagagggggaggggggcaaaaGTTTTTAGACTATGCTCCCATAGGAATACACGAGATGCTGGCCTGGGATCTTTTGACCCCCCTGTAATTCTACAATAGCCCGCGTATTTTCGACGTGAGGTATAAGAAATATAAATGTGGAGCTATTTTAGGCAGGACGCAGCTCCCACCAGTTAGGTATCCATATTTTTTAAGGGGCTCAAGGTGCcgactatactcggcgacaacttttcttggcattggagcgaaggctacagagcccAATCGCGGGCAAACTACCACCAGTGAATCTAGTTTCTTAACAGCGCCCGTATTTTCTTCGTGAAATAAAGAAGTTCCCCCTTTATTTTCCACGTGGAGTTCTTTCAGACAGGACGCAGCTCTCACCAATAAGATAGTCGCATTTGCTTTACTTTATTCGTTGTTACTTCGCGTTTCTGAACGCGCGAGAAAGTCCCGcattttttacgtgcacctcaaacgctaagcggcgtctttgtctacatgaaacgctgatggcgCGCCCCCTTCACTTTCCATAGCGTTACGCGACGCGTGCCGAAATGGACTGCTTCGCATAGTGCTGCATGTgtagaagctccgcctccgtagctttcccttcagtgccaaaaaAAGTACGCACGCGAGAGGAGCGGCTCCTGCTTTCGGGAATGTTTTCTTGTGGAACCCACAG
Above is a window of Rhipicephalus microplus isolate Deutch F79 chromosome 1, USDA_Rmic, whole genome shotgun sequence DNA encoding:
- the LOC142766375 gene encoding uncharacterized protein LOC142766375, with translation MSAGQSVGGTATKSSSEDKAARRRARDAERKRRRRAEDSQLREREAAERRERRAAAPDSAALKRKRRQEDPDFRKREAECKRRRREQYATPKARFKRDFLDRSFGHTCKVCDRLWFDNNLTRIGNIQNNSKALSVACDTFGKGTDYADYVVCATCKQSLIAGRVPSASVSYGYRYPPRPEHLPELNAVEEPLIAPRLPFMSIRRLTHGNGQYGIKGQIVNVPIQVPTVVRCLPRNIPDDAAMDVHIKRKLVSKSTYKHGLVKRSNMHAWLKHLENTPLYKHLNVHIDWSRLERFDDDDAVGTYDDDEIEALPEIIDLDDPMQAAFALNAVSRTLVYDDMGVGGAEGEAADEMVVSDEDASKLVDNTHYVALVEWAQ